From Cannabis sativa cultivar Pink pepper isolate KNU-18-1 chromosome 8, ASM2916894v1, whole genome shotgun sequence, a single genomic window includes:
- the LOC115699569 gene encoding LOW QUALITY PROTEIN: homologous-pairing protein 2 homolog (The sequence of the model RefSeq protein was modified relative to this genomic sequence to represent the inferred CDS: inserted 3 bases in 2 codons) has protein sequence MYVADALQKFSLKKASIQKALDIDNLADGGPLSFKEYGKHKIYLAGQDQFDVPNSEELTQMKEENARLHKQLEEQKKSIGDVEGGNPFHSLEIKSLQSNLTLEQIRAKEAKLRMEVKEMEDKLXKLRGGITLXEGRRSVEKLYTDKISQWRKRRRMFKDLWGAIIENLPKNLKEFKVLFSVHSRVSGLTFENVFCNEEFGNNK, from the exons ATGTACGTGGCTGATGCTTTACAAAAGTTCAGTCTCAAGAAGGCTTCAATACAAAAAGCCCTGGATATTGATAATCTGGCTGATGGTGGGCCGCTTTCCTTCAAGGAGTATGGTAAGCACAAGATTTATCTTGCTGGCCAAGACCAATTCGATGTCCCAAATAGCGAAGAGCTTACTCAGATGAAGGAAGAAAATGCTAGGTTGCATAAACAGCTTGAGGAACAAAAGAAATCCATTGGCGATGTTGAAGGAGGTAACCCCTTCCATTCTCTAGAAATCAAAAGTTTGCAGTCAAATTTGACACTGGAACAAATACGTGCAAAGGAAGCCAAACTAAGAATGGAG GTCAAAGAAATGGAGGACAAACT GAAATTACGTGGTGGAATTACAT GCGAAGGCAGAAGATCTGTTGAAAAATTGTACACTGACAAAATAAGTCAATGGAGAAAGCGTAGAAGGATGTTTAAAGATTTGTGGGGTGCTATTATTGAGAACTTACCAAAGAATCTCAAGGAATTCAAGGTGTTATTTTCAGTCCATTCAAGGGTCTCTGGTTTGACTTTTGAGAATGTGTTTTGCAATGAAGAATTTGGTAATAATAAATAG
- the LOC115699568 gene encoding uncharacterized protein LOC115699568, whose product MKSKINSLLGRSLIKTSKFKPLVSLAISRLAVLKNQRQVRCSQARSDAVHLLQQGHHDRALLRAEHVIKEQNMLDVYDMIEGYCNLLVERIHLIEHERVCPEELREATSGLLYAASRCGDFPELQEIRGVLTSHFGKEFTARAIELRNNCGVNLTLIQKLSTRQPTLESRMKLVKEIAAENSIALQLEEPISSPTQELDVQKNQRQPPPNPSSSSSGGTGSGDSLHFMPEEIENNGSTKGKKKYRDVADAAQAAFESAAYAAAAARAAVELSRSGHDSDNQDSPVSRQGKSARKNKSMKIESDSEEEKTPVENQSAELSSQSSSSSEKITRGNLSEKDVVFDEDDNETISGNNSKVPSKLQIPSRFQAGLVVDSAQQNSMEHEAESSETGSTMRLNLERGPLSVRTRRVRGY is encoded by the exons ATGAAAAGCAAGATTAACTCTTTGTTGGGTAGAAGTTTGATCAAGACCTCAAAGTTCAAGCCTTTGGTGAGTCTAGCCATCTCTCGCCTTGCTGTTCTCAAAAACCAGCGTCAAGTCAGGTGCTCCCAAGCCCGCTCTGATGCCGTTCACCTCCTCCAACAGGGCCACCATGACCGAGCTCTTCTTCGG GCGGAGCATGTGATCAAGGAGCAGAATATGTTAGATGTGTATGACATGATAGAGGGCTACTGCAACCTTTTGGTTGAAAGAATTCATCTGATTGAACATGAAAG AGTGTGTCCTGAAGAATTGAGAGAGGCAACATCAGGCTTGCTTTATGCAGCTTCAAGATGTGGGGATTTTCCAGAGCTCCAAGAGATTCGTGGGGTTCTCACATCTCATTTCGGCAAGGAATTCACTGCTCGTGCTATTGAATTACGCAACAACTGCGGTGTTAATCTTACG TTGATACAAAAGCTATCAACCAGGCAGCCAACCTTAGAGAGCAGAATGAAGTTGGTTAAAGAAATTGCTGCTGAAAATAGCATTGCTCTGCAACTTGAGGAACCTATTTCTTCTCCCACTCAG GAGTTGGATGTACAAAAGAACCAACGCCAACCACCACCAAACCCATCTTCTTCGAGTTCAGGTGGAACCGGGTCAGGGGATAGTTTGCACTTCATGCCAGAAGAGATCGAAAACAATGGTTCGACTAAGGGAAAGAAGAAATACAGAGATGTTGCTGATGCAGCTCAGGCAGCTTTTGAGTCTGCAGCTTATGCAGCAGCGGCTGCAAGAGCAGCAGTTGAACTTTCAAGATCGGGACACGATTCAGATAATCAGGATAGTCCTGTAAGTCGACAAGGAAAGTCAGCTCGCAAAAACAAGTCCATGAAAATTGAATCTGATTCAGAAGAAGAGAAGACTCCAGTTGAAAATCAATCCGCTGAATTGAGTTCACAGTCTTCTTCGAGTTCAGAGAAGATAACCCGAGGCAATCTTTCAGAGAAGGATGTTGTTTTTGATGAGGATGACAATGAGACAATATCTGGAAACAATAGTAAGGTTCCATCTAAATTGCAAATTCCTTCAAGATTTCAAGCAGGTCTGGTGGTCGACTCAGCTCAACAGAACTCCATGGAACATGAAGCTGAGAGCTCCGAGACTGGGAGTACAATGCGCTTAAACTTAGAGAGAGGGCCATTATCGGTGAGAACTAGACGAGTGCGAGGGTATTGA